The DNA segment TCACTGCGTGACCAACTGCCATTAACATTCGTTTGACCTGCCGCTTTCGGCCTTCGTGAATTGTAAGCTCGACAATACTTTCGTTTTGGTTGATTTTACTGGCCAGGACTTTGACTTCTGCAGGAGAAGTTATGCCGTCTTCCAAATTAACACCATTGCGTAGCTGTCCAACTGTTTCTGGTTTGACTATTCCTTCCACAGCAGCGCGATAGATCTTGAAAACATTATAACGTGGATGGGTAAGGCGATGAGCCAGTTCGCCATCATTTGTCATAAGCAACAATCCGTCTGTGTCCACATCAAGTCTGCCTACAGGGTAAACCGACTCCTTGACATCTGGCAACAACTCCATAACGATATGCTTAGCATGAGGGTCACTTCGAGTGGTTGTAAAACCGACAGGTTTATAGAGCAGCAGATAGGTCTTCGATTGAGATTGAATGAGACGACCATCAACGGCAATTGCGTCCTGATCAGGGTCAGCTTTTGTGCCCAGTTCGGTCACTGCTTGCCCATTGACGGAAACCCGCCCTCTTTGGATTATCCCCTCGCAAGATCGGCGAGAACCGTAGCCTGCTGCTGCGAGGATTTTTTGTAGTCGTTCAACCATTACGTCTCCGTCTAATTACTGCTGCAGCGATGAGTGCGGCAAAAATTGCCGTCCAAGCAGCACGCCTTGAACTTGATCCATTTCCTATCGGCACAGCTTTTTCGGCAACCAGAGGGATAATACCCACAGGACGACCGGCTTCTTTAACTTCGATAACACCGACTTGCTGACCCTCTAAAATCGGCGCTGTTAATTTGTCGTATTTTGGTTGACCTTTTAGATTAGCTGTATTCACACTTACTGGAATAACAGCCATCCCTGCAGCCCCAACAACAACTGAAACCGAGGACGATTCGCCGTTATCCACACTTACATCTCCGACTTTTGCCCCCGGCTTTGTATAAGGCCAGGCACGAAAACTTTTAAAACCGTAGTCAAGAAGCATTTTGGTCTCTGCCTGCCAGTTAGGACTTTTCATAACGACACTAATAATTCGAAATCCATTACGACTTGCACAGCCAACAAAACAGTGGCCGGCCGGAACAGTATAACCGGTCTTGATGCCCTCAAGTCCAGGATATTTCCCAAG comes from the bacterium genome and includes:
- a CDS encoding pseudouridine synthase, producing MVERLQKILAAAGYGSRRSCEGIIQRGRVSVNGQAVTELGTKADPDQDAIAVDGRLIQSQSKTYLLLYKPVGFTTTRSDPHAKHIVMELLPDVKESVYPVGRLDVDTDGLLLMTNDGELAHRLTHPRYNVFKIYRAAVEGIVKPETVGQLRNGVNLEDGITSPAEVKVLASKINQNESIVELTIHEGRKRQVKRMLMAVGHAVKSLRRVGFAELTLGKLMPGQFRYLTPQEVERLRQLCGLSSS